Proteins encoded together in one Salvelinus namaycush isolate Seneca chromosome 26, SaNama_1.0, whole genome shotgun sequence window:
- the LOC120021248 gene encoding mediator of RNA polymerase II transcription subunit 13-like, whose product MTTAANWVANGASLEDCHSNLFSLAELTGIKWRCYSFRGGGEYGPVISAPAQDDPVLRSFIRCVQANLLCVWRRKVKPDAKELWIFWWGDEPNLSDVIHHELEVAEEGLWECGLSYECRTLLFKAIHNLLERCLMDKDFVRIGKWFVKPYELEEKHMGTSEHLSCSFTFFLHGESNVCTSVEVAQHQPAYHITDDHTRLAQISSAPVQVILSPYGLAGSLTGQAYKMSDPAVRKLMEEWSYFYPMVLQRHREGGTGGAGTGGIGAEREGTDRPYDPHSHVAVEVIVGGVRMIYPAAFVLVAQGDLPVEEPPPAPGAQGGSRDPSHCSIPLTPPTSPEQPCSADSGFVTTVSSVLPAQDSAMGVTNSPKHSGKKLTNQVVHEAWKECYLNQLQHKCSGPSSVTPKKEAPNGVPTWDFTDPEERTPCSCSRLKQQKQQQQTNTSSANPPSGANTTPSSGPALPPPSLLKHKATDKPEKADKQPKRAAAMTPFHHRLSVGQEACLEQDSSGGSQLGLVSLDPPLDPMPSCKYPKPLSAGRKAPESLLHSPVSPLPPTLSPHPRGGQDPEVLETSVGMALCPDGASGMGVMEPSETALYAAPLGPREREAGAGWWRGFRTPRADKAEFRPPELPSDRVEVKTETQATEGVALKRLFMQTQKRFKISEECVRAHIQTLGLLHQPGDPGDDPYDFKEGDIEYSFPTSKRLKGQGRDPSKRGPKGEEISNGALPDGKDAMSIFSSAPKADDDSPQDDDAAAKAQNPSLTRETDLVVLISDLENIFDEDEEELRHTARVLVSGSEDRREGRVAVPYPSTVADLQRMFPTPPSLEQHPAFSPIMTYRDTPSQEPPAPSAGSDYPLGPLSSTQLQEYRMEVEEGMASPKPEDIKDFSFVYRVPSVQPQMGCSMFAPLRTLPSQCLPPLKLPDQCYYRPSWALLPKMEHYSSLPPSHHTPFIRDGYVNIPSVGDQEYSQLSASALSVGTTGGILPSPSPATPRFSVPTPRTPRTPRGIGTASGQGSVKQEGTGTELSSPTSTPSTSLPMSSVAEPHTSSPPIPEAHSLYAALLLSDSVLNVFKDRNFDSCCICACNMNVKGADVGVYIPDSTLEDQYRCMCGFSAIVNRRLAHGTGLFLEDELDIFGRGSEVGQAAERRLALCRRDPPMGDPRAKRPQDSSPAPSSVMVLLQQQCSQPISSLASMHLPPSCSCNGRQGALIQSWMADKQWVDGSDACVECYNALVQGQQYVDNPAGGKVDPAVVRSSALHSWPHTNMLDISMLSSQDVVRMLLSLQPYLQDAIQKKRMGRTWENIQHVQGPLTWQQFHKMAGRGSYGSEESPEPLPIPTLLLGYYDYYDRNFLALSPLALPFWEKLLLEPYGGQRDVAFLVLCPNSDTLLAGAQVFFQELSAVYETCRLGKHRPLAKVSRDGLVRVGAVDTETETEKEKEKERQEEEKVDQWFTGPWAGQQHIDNLRKLKLYARACRRQLGPQLSALSLDSSLFIPPKHQPPLASTPSSAQPAPSSSQPPSGPGVPAEGEPAAAPSSGSTPTPTAAASDQPGSAEITQGGAAEAKTTPNATPPPPPPSQPAETPESLAERERIGIPTLADSADSHAHPPAIVIYVVDPFLCSGGARDGGGGGEEEEGEEVEAGSVWLLGLLRCYTEMLKTLPESMRPALVLQVVPCQYLLQPASGESPLYLQHLRALAFSAYSQCRRLLPTKTHIKSLTGFGPASTLESVLKSPEHPSPLQGYSPPYILGPTRAKMPEPGEVWAEIPPRYNVLFVGYCLSHDQRWILVSCTDQQGELLETCIINIDVPNRVRRPKVSARKMGLQKLWDWCVGIIQMTSLPWRIVIGRLGRLGHGELKDWSALLGEHSLHSISRQLKEACRMCGISSADSPSILSACLVAMEPQGSIVVMPDAVTMGSVFGRSTALNLQTSQLNTPQDASCTHILVFPTSATTQLAASSYPTEDNADDMFDLPFPDELENDIGHDILNLHPSPNTSPVPSPGSPSGMGGSSHFQHNRSQGERLLSRENPPEELKQQPLALGYYVSTAQADSLPHWFWASCPQAQNQCPLFLKASLHHHISITTAQSDEPNQTTSDKTTKRTPHPLDSKTTSDVLRFVLEQYNALSWLTCNPATQDRRSCLPVHLAVLTQMYNAVLNML is encoded by the exons TGAGCACCTGTCGTGCTCCTTCACCTTCTTCCTGCATGGGGAGAGTAACGTGTGCACCAGCGTAGAAGTCGCCCAGCACCAGCCTGCCTACCACATCACTGACGACCACACCCGCCTGGCCCAGATCTCCTCAGCCCCCGTACAAG TGATCCTGAGTCCGTACGGTCTGGCGGGCTCCCTGACGGGCCAAGCCTATAAGATGAGTGACCCAGCTGTAAGAAAACTGATGGAGGAGTGGAGCTACTTCTACCCCATGGTGCTTCAGCGCCACAGAGAAGGGGGCACAGGGGGCGCAGGCACGGGGGGCATAGGCGCCGAGAGGGAGGGCACTGACCGACCATATGACCCACACAGCCATGTGGCCGTTGAGGTCATCGTAG GTGGTGTGAGGATGATCTACCCAGCAGCCTTTGTGCTGGTTGCCCAAGGCGACCTGCCTGTGGAGGAGCCCCCACCTGCACCGGGAGCCCAGGGGGGCAGCAGAGACCCATCTCACTGCAGCATCCCCCTCACACCCCCCACCTCACCTGAACAGCCCTGCTCAG CGGACAGTGGCTTTGTGACAACGGTGTCCAGCGTCCTCCCTGCCCAGGACAGTGCCATGGGGGTCACCAACAGCCCAAAACATTCTGGGAAGAAACTGACCAATCAGGTGGTGCATGAGGCGTGGAAGGAGTGTTATCTTAACCAACTGCAACACAA ATGCAGTGGGCCCAGTAGCGTGACGCCAAAGAAGGAGGCGCCAAATGGGGTGCCCACCTGGGACTTCACCGACCCAGAGGAGAGGACACCATGCAGCTGCTCCAG GTTAAAGCAGCAgaaacagcagcagcagaccaACACCTCCTCTGCCAACCCTCCGTCTGGTGCCAACACCACCCCCTCCTCTGGCCcggccctcccccctccctccctgctcaaGCACAAGGCCACGGACAAACCCGAGAAAGCCGACAAACAGCCGAAGAGAGCCGCCGCCATGACCCCCTTCCACCACCGCCTCTCTGTGGGCCAGGAGGCCTGCCTGGAACAAGACTCATCTGGAGGGTCCCAGCTCGGCCTAGTCAGCCTGGACCCTCCCCTGGATCCCATGCCCAGCTGCAAGTACCCCAAGCCCCTCTCCGCCGGCAGGAAAGCTCCAGAGTCCCTGCTCCACTCCCCTGTCTCCCCATTACCCCCCACGCTCAGCCCCCATCCACGGGGGGGACAGGACCCTGAGGTACTGGAGACCTCTGTGGGCATGGCCCTCTGTCCGGATGGGGCGTCAGGGATGGGGGTGATGGAACCCAGTGAGACGGCTCTGTATGCAGCCCCTCTGGGGCCCAGGGAGAGGGAGGCTGGGGCAGGCTGGTGGAGGGGCTTCAGGACTCCCAGGGCTGATAAGGCTGAGTTCAGGCCTCCAGAGCTCCCCAGTGACAGAGTGGAAGTAAAGACAGAGACGCAGGCCACTGAGGGAGTTGCACTGaagag ACTATTCATGCAGACACAGAAGCGCTTCAAGATCTCGGAGGAGTGTGTTAGGGCACACATCCAGACCTTGGGTCTCCTGCATCAGCCTGGGGACCCCGGGGATGACCCCTACGACTTCAAGGAGGGAGACATCGAGTACAGCTTCCCCACCTCCAAGAGACTGAAGGGCCAGGGCCGAGACCCCAGCAAAAGAGGCCCCAAA GGAGAGGAGATCAGCAACGGTGCACTGCCTGATGGGAAAGACGCCATGTCCATCTTTAGCTCTGCTCCCAAAGCTG ATGATGACTCACCGCAGGACGATGATGCGGCGGCCAAAGCCCAAAACCCTTCTCTAACCAGGGAGACTGATCTGGTGGTCCTCATCTCAGACCTGGAGAACATCTTCGACGAGGATGAGGAGGAACTTAGG CACACAGCCAGGGTCCTGGTATCAGGAAGTGAAGATCGGAGGGAAGGGAGGGTGGCTGTGCCCTATCCTTCAA caGTAGCAGACCTCCAGCGGATGTTTCCCACACCCCCTTCCTTGGAGCAGCACCCGGCCTTCTCCCCCATCATGACATACCGTGACACCCCCAGCCAGGAGCCCCCAGCCCCCTCGGCGGGCTCCGACTACCCCCTGGGCCCCCTGTCCTCCACCCAGCTCCAGGAGTACCGGATGGAGGTGGAAGAGGGCATGGCCAGTCCAAAACCTGAGGACATCAAG GACTTCTCATTTGTGTACCGTGTCCCCTCCGTCCAGCCACAGATGGGCTGCTCCATGTTTGCTCCGCTGCGGACCCTCCCCAGCCAGTGCCTGCCCCCCCTCAAGTTGCCTGACCAGTGTTACTACCGGCCTTCCTGGGCCCTGCTGCCCAAGATGGAGCACTACTCCTCCCTGCCACCCTCTCATCACACCCCATTCATCAGAGATGGATATGT CAACATCCCCAGTGTTGGGGACCAGGAGTATTCCCAGTTGAGTGCCAGCGCCCTGTCCGTGGGCACCACCGGTGGCATCCTCCCCTCACCCTCCCCTGCCACCCCCCGCTTTTCTGTCCCCACCCCTCGTACCCCCCGCACCCCCAGAGGCATTGGCACGGCCAGCGGGCAGGGCTCGGTGAAGCAGGAGGGCACCGGGACAGAGCTGAGCTCCCCTACCAGCACGCCTTCCACCAGCCTGCCTATGAGCTCTGTAGCTGAGCCCCATACGTCCAGCCCCCCAATACCCGAGGCCCACAGCCTGTACGCCGCCCTGCTTCTCTCTGACTCGGTCCTCAATGTCTTCAAAGACCGCAACTTTGACAGCTGCTGCATCTGCGCCTGCAACATGAACGTGAAGGGTGCCGACGTGGGCGTGTACATCCCCGACTCCACGCTTGAGGACCAGTACCGCTGCATGTGCGGCTTCAGCGCCATCGTCAACCGCCGGCTGGCCCACGGCACGGGCCTCTTcctggaggacgagctggacATCTTTGGGAGGGGCTCGGAGGTGGGCCAGGCGGCTGAGAGGAGACTGGCGCTTTGCCGCAGAGACCCACCCATGGGAGACCCCCGGGCCAAGCGCCCCCAGGACTCCTCCCCTGCCCCTTCCTCTGTTATGGTGCTCCTCCAGCAGCAGTGTTCCCAGCCCATCTCCTCCCTGGCCTCCATGCAtctccctccttcctgctcctGCAACGGCCGCCAGGGGGCCCTAATCCAGAGCTGGATGGCTGACAAGCAGTGGGTGGATGGCAGTGATGCGTGTGTGGAGTGTTACAACGCGCTGGTACAGGGGCAGCAGTATGTGGATAACCCCGCCGGAGGGAAAGTAGATCCGGCTGTTGTGAGAAGCAGCGCTCTACATTCCTGGCCTCACACCAATA TGCTGGACATCAGTATGCTGTCATCCCAGGACGTGGTGCGTATGCTGCTGTCGCTGCAGCCCTACCTCCAGGACGCCATCCAGAAGAAACGGATGGGCCGGACATGGGAGAACATCCAGCACGTACAAGGACCGCTCACATGGCAACAGTTCCACAAGATGGCTGGACGGGGCTCCTACG GGTCCGAGGAGTCGCCAGAGCCTCTGCCTATTCCCACCCTGTTGTTGGGCTACTACGACTACTACGACCGTAACTTCCTGGCGCTGTCGCCCCTGGCGCTGCCCTTCTGGGAGAAGCTGCTGTTGGAACCGTACGGGGGACAGAGAGACGTGGCCTTCCTGGTGCTCTGCCCCAACTCTGACACCCTGCTGGCTGGGGCACAAGTCTTCTTCCAGGAGCTCAGCGCTGTCTACGAG ACATGCCGGTTGGGGAAACACAGACCCCTGGCCAAGGTGTCCAGAGATGGCCTGGTGCGTGTGGGGGCAgtggacacagagacagaaacagagaaggagaaagagaaggagaggcaggaggaggagaaggtagACCAGTGGTTCACAGGGCCATGGGCTGGACAGCAACACATCGACAACCTCAGAAAACTTAAACTCTATGCCCGAGCCTGCAGAAGGCAGCTAG GTCCACAGTTGTCTGCCCTGTCTTTGGACAGTAGTCTGTTTATACCCCCCAAGCATCAGCCTCCCTTAGCCTCTACGCCCTCCTCAGCCCAGCCTGCCCCCTCCTCCAGCCAGCCCCCCTCTGGCCCCGGGGTCCCTGCTGAGGGAGAGCCAGCGGCAGCCCCTAGCTCAGGAAGCACCCCCACCCCCACGGCAGCAGCCTCGGACCAACCAGGCTCAGCAGAGATTACCCAAGGAGGGGCCGCTGAGGCCAAGACTACCCCCAAtgccacaccaccaccacccccacccagccagccagcagaGACCCCTGAGAG TTTGGCGGAGCGGGAGCGAATCGGCATCCCCACGCTGGCGGACTCGGCCGATAGCCATGCCCACCCCCCGGCCATCGTTATCTATGTGGTGGACCCCTTCCTGTGCTCAGGCGGAGCGAGGGATGgcggaggaggtggagaggaggaggagggagaggaggtggaggcgGGCAGTGTGTGGTTACTAGGGCTGCTGCGTTGCTACACAGAGATGCTAAAGACATTGCCGGAGAGCATGAGACCAGCTCTGGTGTTACAG GTGGTGCCTTGTCAGTACCTGCTCCAGCCAGCCAGTGGTGAGAGCCCTCTGTACCTGCAGCACCTGCGCGCCCTGGCCTTCTCAGCCTACTCCCAGTGCAGACGCCTCCTACCCACAAAGACACACATCAAGTCTCTGACCGGTTTCGGCCCTGCCTCCACCCTAGAATCTGTGCTCAAGAGTCCAGAG CACCCCAGCCCTCTACAGGGCTACTCTCCCCCGTACATCCTAGGTCCTACCCGTGCCAAGATGCCGGAGCCAGGGGAGGTGTGGGCAGAGATCCCTCCTAGGTACAACGTGCTGTTTGTGGGCTACTGCCTGTCCCACGACCAACGCTGGATCCTGGTGTCCTGCACCGACCAACAGGGAGAGCTACTGGAGACCTGCATCATCAACATCGACGTGCCCAACAG AGTGCGGCGGCCCAAGGTCTCGGCCAGGAAGATGGGGCTGCAGAAGTTATGGGACTGGTGTGTCGGCATCATCCAGATGACCTCACTGCCATGGAGGATCGTGATTGGTCGGCTGGGCAGACTAGGACACGGGGAACTGAAAG actgGAGCGCTCTCCTGGGGGAGCACTCCCTCCACTCCATCAGTCGCCAGCTGAAGGAGGCGTGTCGTATGTGCGGCATCTCCTCCGCGGACTCCCCCTCCATCCTCAGTGCCTGCCTGGTTGCCATGGAGCCCCAGGGCTCCATCGTGGTGATGCCAG ATGCGGTTACAATGGGCTCGGTGTTTGGTCGCAGCACGGCCCTCAACCTGCAGACGTCCCAGCTGAACACCCCCCAGGATGCTTCCTGTACCCACATCCTGGTATTCCCCACCTCCGCCACCACCCAGCTGGCCGCCAGCTCCTACCCCACAGAGGACAACGCCG ATGACATGTTCGACCTGCCTTTCCCCGATGAGCTGGAGAATGACATAGGACATGACATTCTCAACCTGCACCCTTCCCCCAACACCTCCCCCGTACCCTCCCCTGGCTCCCCCTCTGGCATGGGGGGAAGCTCACACTTCCAGCATAACAGG AGTCAGGGAGAGAGGCTTCTGTCTAGGGAGAACCCTCCGGAGGAGCTGAAGCAGCAGCCTCTAGCCCTGGGATACTATGTCTCCACTGCCCAGGCCGACAGCCTGCCTCACTGGTTCTGGGCCTCCTGCCCTCAGGCTCAGAACCAGTGTCCACTCTTCCTCAAG GCATCGCTACACCACCACATCTCCATCACCACAGCCCAATCAGACGAGCCCAATCAGACGACCTCAGACAAGACCACTAAGCGGACGCCTCACCCTCTGGACTCCAAGACCACCTCTGACGTGCTCAG GTTTGTGTTGGAGCAGTACAACGCCCTCTCGTGGCTAACGTGTaaccctgccacccaggaccgccgctcctgcctgcccgtccacctggccgtgctcaCACAGATGTACAATGCCGTCCTCAACATGCTCTAG